The sequence TTTATAATAAATTTGCCCGGTGAGTATTTATGAAACAACTTGCACACTGACTTTAAAGACTGACATTTTTCACTATGAATACACTATTTTacagtgaaaattattttttatcatCTAAGATGACAGCATTTGACAAAAAGGCAACTAATGACTTTTCACAGGCTATCACTTGTACAGTCTGTTAACAAAATATACTTTGAGATCCATCTGCTTAATACATTAGTTATGATGTTTTTGCTCTGCTTATGGTAGCACAACAGACTTTGCTATGTTTTCAGCCAAATCTATTTATACTTTGACTTGAAGCTGTGATTTTTGTCTTGATGCTTCTCCAGTTATAACTTACTTCTCCAGAGTTAGTTTAAAATTATTGGACAAAGACTCTCTTCATTATTAAAATGTGTTAagcagtaatagtaataataacacAAGTACTACTTTCTAAAACTCAAATAGCACTGATACAGTTTCCTGCAGAATGTAATGCAAAATGactgctgcccacagagctctgTCATGTGCAAAGGACAAAGGGCAGCAAGCCATTGCCATTAGAGAAATCAATATACCACTGTGAGCACAATCAATAGCATCTTTCCTGCATGACTGACATTTTATAGAAGCTTCTGTTCAGATTGCATCAGCTCCAGCTATTTGGGAGTTGTAGCCCATACAGGACATGACTGCTGCCAGTGACCCCACCTTTTTAACCACATCATGCAATTTTACTTGAAGCAGTGTTAATTCATAGAGGGCTTAAAGACTGTCAAGCGACTGTCAAGACTACAATTCTCAAACTGTTCATTTATTGGAACCAGACTGGGATTTTCTGGGCTATGGATTATTAGGAAATTCTGACAATTGAAATGAGGATTCAGATAGCAGACTCCCTCTACACTAGGAAGAAATTTCATACAAATGTCTTTTTTTGTGACATTAAACACATTTGTCATATATATTCTCAGGTTTGAGTGCTGTTATATTTTGGTTATTGAAAGGAAAAGACATATCTGACATATCCACTCTCTTTGCTCTGGTTTAGCACAAAATTACCTCCGTGACTGCAAATTCCCCTGAATGAAAAGAAGGGGCTGAAAGAACCATCAACTTGTCAAATACATAATTCACCTCCACTGATGCACAGCTGTAGCAATTACATTAATCCTTGTGATGCAATCAGATGATGATATTTGCACTCCCATCAGGTGTTGTTACTGACATGTCCCCTCATTATTTGAGATAATGTTGCTGCTACCTGGTTTTGCAGGTCTCAATGCTCAGGTCACGTCCTCCTAAGTCAGAAATGAAACTTTTATCCAGAACCAAAATTGTATGAGACTGGAGAATGTGTCACTGTGTTAGATAAATAACAATTACCTTGACTGATGACTACCACTATTACACCATAATAACATCCAAAGGAAGGTCTGCATAAGGAACCTTGAAAATACATCCTTATCTGTGTTACTTACATAACTACAGTATTTGCCCTTTATTTACTGTTCTGGCCAGAATCACTTAGTTTTACTTTTAACTTCCTCCAACAGGCCAGCTCAACATCAAGACCAGACCTTTCCCTTCAGCTGATCTTTTTTGATGGTGAAGAAGCCTTTGTTCGGTGGTCCCCTTCCGACTCCCTCTATGGATCTCAACACTTAGCTCAAAAAATGGCATCGACCCCACACCCACCTGGTTCAACAACCACAAACCAGCTGCAGGGCATAGTAAGTGGCTCTTCCCTTCCTAAGGACTTTCCTCTTTAAGGAACAATAGTAAATGGCAtttgtaaaaatatttaattaatagGTAACTGGCCAAATTCCCAAGAAACCACGACCCCTGAAGTTAAAGGAAGAAGCAGGCTTCTGGAAACATTATGAAATATGTTAGAGAATTGGGAAGAGCTTTTCATGGGATTAGACCTGCTGCATGCAAGTATGAGGAGGAGCCATAGAAATATCAAAATACACAGTTTATTAGAATATAAACTAGGATACCCACCTTCTTCAGGAAAAGATAATTCAAAGTGATAAAGAAAGAGCACAAACAGCATTGGCCTATGAACAAATCTCCTCTAGCTCAGTACTAAGCTACAGCAACCTCTGTATCCCTCTGATTCCTACTAACATTCTGGTTGTCTGTTCCCTTCTACTTTCCCTGTTTACTGCTGAGGCACTTCTGTCACTGCTTCTTGTGACTCATAAAATGTATTTCCCTTGACAGACTTTGTTGTTCCCAGGGgaaaaagcaatttcctcttctttctccccACCTACCGCTGTTTTAAAGAGATATAACACACAAATTGCAGGCTAGGCTATGCAGCCTGCTTCAGCTTGAGGAACAGAGGAATAGCCTAACCTTGCTCTCCTTGGGAAGACAGCAGAATGTATCAGATTGGAATCAGGTTCTGCTAGTGAATTCTCCTCAGCACCACGCTGGAAAGGCAGATCTTTGGCCAGGGCTAGCAAAGACCTGCTCATGAGCTGTACAGGAAACCAAGAGTTTCATTACTGCTGATGATGTTATAGGAAAGAGTTCTGCACTAAAGATTCTTTCTTGTCTAGGACCTGTTTGTACTACTGGATTTAATTGGTGCACGAAACCCGGTCTTTCCCAATTATTTTCCAAACACTCTTCGATGGTTTCAGAGGCTTCAAGCAATTGGTAAGCCGAAGGATATGGGTTTTGAATTAATTTCAAAACCAAGTGAGTAGCTTCTGAATATATTAAGCCCTGTGAATCAGATTTTTAGATTAATTTTCTGGTTTACAGTAAGAATCTTTGATAATGTAAATGTGAAATATTAAACCTATATAAAGATTTTGATACTTAGTTAATAAAACAACTGAGGAAGACTCTCAGACATTTGAAAGCAACAAAACATTATATTGCTGATTGTCACTCTGTGACACTTGGCAACTGCTTCACTTCTGTGTTTTTGTTCTCACTTCTGTAAAATTATGGTAACAGCACCAGTTCTGAGGTCTTCCAAATATTAAACAAATGCAAAAGACAGTCACTACTGTGCCATGGAAAATGCTTCCACGTGTGAGGAAAAATAATTCAAACCTGCCAACGTTCCTCATTGTCCAAAAATTGTAATAATCACTTTCATTGTGCATTACAGAGCAAAAGCTACACAACATGAATCTGCTGAAGAATCACCCTGTTCCAAGTCAGTATTTCCGCAGTAATTTACATCGAGGCTTGGTTGAAGATGATCATGTTCCATTTTTGTTAAGAGGTACCAGAAATTCTTATATTCAGTAAGAAATGCTTAATTTAGTAAATGAGCAAGTGTGTATGCTCCCATTTTTCAAGCTTATTTGTCCCAACTTGAGGCTTCTGAATCCAGCTTTAGAGCTTTGATGTATTAcctaatgaaaaaaattaattccttagAGGTGTGCAGCTGAAAAATCAGAGAGAAAAAGAAGTGAAACAGGAAAGAGGCTGAGAAAAAAATGCTCCTCCCCAAAAGCAATTGGGAAGCAGAAGACTGATTTCATTCCTCTTTTACCTACCTACAAGCTGCAGTACATATAGGTGGcttaatgtgtgtgtgtgtgtatgtatatatatatatatgtatatatacacatacatgcaGTGATACAGTTCCTTTATCTGAGGGCAACACTGTCTCTATTTTACAGAGTAAAAATAAGAAACCCTATTTTACCATTTATGTAGAGAACTAGAAAAATGCTTCAAAAATATTCAGTCTTATCAGTATCACAAAAACATGGTAATCAGTTTTCATTTTGAGGAGCTGCAGTGATTTCTCTGTCCTACTGTAGCTCCTAAACACAAAACCTAAAgaatcttgggaaaaaaaaaaaaaaaaaaccaaaaccgcCAATAAGTAGCTacagattattttaaaaagaaaaagaaaaaagtaggagGAGGAAAAAGTACTCAAAGGAAAGGAAGGTGGCAGCTTTACACAATACACTCTTTAATGATGGGATGCAGTCACAAGCATCAAaacaagagaaggaaaaaggaagctgCAGGGACACACCCTGTAAAGCAAGCTTATTGAGTAGTCACCTGACTCTGTTGCTAAATGGTGAAGTATCAGTTGGCTTAACAGAACTTCTAAAACatttcttctccaaatttcacTTTCCTTTTTATAGGGGTTCCAGTCCTGCATCTGATTCCATCCCCTTTTCCTGCAGTATGGCATACCATGAAGGACACAGAAGAAAACCTTGACAAAGCCACTATTGACAATCTCAACAAAATCCTGCAAGTGTTTGTATTGGAATATCTCAACCTCTGAAAGACAAAACATCAACAAATTGTACTCCATTCACACTACTGTTTGCCCACCTTCACACTCGCTATTTAATTGCATTGGAGAGTatcaaggtgaagaaaaatgtGATAGCTCTTGCTAGACTGATTATTGATTGAGCTGTTCGTGGCCCATTGATCCAGTAGCCAAATAAGATACCATTAAATAAGACCTAGCTCAGCCTGGAAAGAATTTGATCTTTCCATGTTTTGTGTCTAAATAAAAAGCCTCCAGAATCTTTCCAAATTGTTTTTTGTCACGTATTGTGATCCCAGGAGGGAATGCCTCATGACTTAATtgtatgatacatttttacaaggtGGGACCAACTTTTGCAGTGTTCAGCTACAGAAATTTACACCATGTTATCAAAAGAGGCAAAAATCACATCATAGCAGACTTCTACTTTGGGCTGAACAAAACCACCTCATGCTGAAATGAGTTGCTAGAACTCCTGACACACAGGTGTGATTTTTAATCCTCTCTGgtccctctcctccttcccctaCAAAGGTGGCGGCAAGGGTTTATCTCTGCAGACAGCTGACCCCCAGAACACAGACCAATAACCCAAACTCAGCCTTGCCCCTATCATTGGATACTTGTTGATGGAGAGTGGTGGTGGGGGTGATCCTAACAGGAAGGTTTGTGGGGGTTTCCCTGTGCTTTGGCTGCGACACAGGAGATATAAACAAAAGATCAGGTGGTGTGTGGGAGCAATGACCCAGTACACGCCATTCAGTCACGTGAGAATCATTCATCATTTgacccaaaaaacctccaaaccacCACCCATCTGCTGTTTTTAATGCAGACCACAACAAAAATACTCATATCAGGAAAGTGATCACTTTAGAAACTATAGTTTATCTAAATAGAATTTTAAAGGCTAAGTGCTATCAAaaataaaatgttattaaaagcAAGACAGCAGTTTAGGCACCAAAAAGATACAAATTTAACAACCCTGTGCTTTTACATTCCTTACTGGAATTGTTCCACAGATAAATCTGTTGTAACACTTGCAAAAAGAAGGCCTGGAATGAGATCAATGAAAGACAGAAGAACAATATTCAAAAGCTACTGACAGAATTGTGGTTTCCACTGGTGAGAAAAGGATGAGAGCattttacaggggaaaaaaaaaatcaagctgaTAGGAGATGAACTGAGGGAAAAAAGTCAATATTTTACTGCTCCAAACTTCTTCCCGGCGAAGTTCTACCCTGAGCAAAGAGAATTAAAAATGAGGTAAGCAATGGAGTTTTAGGCATGTCAGATTTGACCTGTATTTTATCATTTGCTTAAGGCAAATATTTTGGAGCCTAAGACTACATTTATATCCATATTATAAAGTTGTTACAGAAACAGGTATTTACAGCAGTGAAAATTTGTAAAATTATTCTATTACAATAGGATAATTTTCAGGATAGCCTGAAAATTAAATTTGATCtgattttaaatttaattctgaTTTGGTAGCTCAAAGATGAAACAAAAGCATTTTGTGTTTTCCTATCACTTTAACATTGGTGAGAAACATTTGTCTTACCTGCAACTTCTGAAATAGAACACTATGAAAATTCTAAAAAATCAGACAGATGTCTTTCAGGTGTTACTGTACATCTGTGTAAGTATATCAAagtttcttgaactcttcataATCATATTCTCTTCTACTTCAGCCCATGAGAAAATATTCTAGAAAATGACATTAAATCTTCTGAAGTCTGAATAATTTGAGCAGTAATAAGGCACCTTCATACCCTCCTAAGTGGTGAAGAAAGGTAACAGAATGgctaaatatagaaatattaaaCATAAATTCGTGTGGCTGATTTGTTTTGGCAAACTCTTGTGATACTTCACATTTTGCAGGACCGCTGAAAAATGCAGTACATGTTTGCAGTGTGGACTGCAAATTTTGCAGTGTGGACTGCTTCAAATTCTCAAATCCTCTTTGAGAATTTGAAAGTTAACTTAAAACATGCTTCATTGTGAAATACTGGTTCAGAGGGTTGTTATAGCTGGGAAAAGCCTGGGTTTTTTAAATCTCTATGAAGACTTAGCTGAAGCCATAATTTAACCATGTGGTACTCCAAATCATGTCAATTTTGTCACTAAATTTTTACTGCCTGAGCATGCAGTAAAAGTTGTTTATCTTGAGTTGTTTACTCAGTCCAAGGCAATGAGACACAGGTTGCTGTAATACGATTCAATATTTCTCAAAATATGAAGCAAACATGAAaaggtctgggttttttttcttcccttcctggATTtcatgtttgggggttttttttggtacaGGAAAAAAAGGCCATCTCCTAACTGGATGCTAGCCCTGGAAAAGTTTACTTACAGAGGGATGGGTCATCATCTTAGCAATTTCTATGATCCAtcattcatttaaaaaataattgctGGAAGGAAAACTTACATCAAGCCAGTAACCATGTGAATCCAAGAATCTGAGTTCTTAAAAGCACAAGAAGTAGCCAGCAAGGCAGACATGGCACAAGGTTGATTTTCATTGCTACCAAGGCAGTGGAGAACAAGCAGGTAGGACAAAGTCAAAGATATTTCATAAAAtgcccagaaaacaaaaaataaagtgaAGAGACCAGGACTGGTATCTCTTCTACTCTCAGTTTCAACACTGAATATGACTAAATATCCAGATCCATTGGGTCTGGACAAGCACAGGACAGATAATCAGTCCAGAATTCAGAGAGAGGCTTTGTGTTGAAAAACCTATGGCTGGATAGTTTCTCCTCCCCTGCTGTATGGTGGCAGCAAGGGTTAGAAATCAATAGAAGACTTCAGTTAATCTAATCAGAGGAATTGCTGCACAGGTTCTCACCTTGAAAAGGATTTGTCACATCTCAGTTAAGGGGAAGGGAATAAAAATCAGTTTACCAGCGACAAAAGGCTGTCACTGGCTTTGTGTGCCGAAGGTGTCTGTGGTTATCACCAGGGTTAAGGGAATGCAGAACAGAATGAACTCAAGAGCCATCACTCAACATGTAAAGCTGAAAAAACCCCATATTATGGTAGTTATTTGTCTTGTGATAGGAGCTCTGGCTCCTTCTGTATCAGGACAAGGCAGTTTCTCACAAGACTCTGAAGGCAGATAATGGTACATGCCCCTCAAACTCTCTAAAGCTGGATGCATTTACCTACAAGTGATGTGGTCCTATGCAATCACAGCTGGAACAACTTCAGGGGGTAACAATGCCACATCCTCTGGCAGACAGAAATGACAGCAAGAACCAGTCTTCTTTTCTCTCTAGCTGAGACAGCACTCCTAGCATTAGGAGTGAAGATGATATAATTTATCAATTCTTATTCACTGTGTATCAAATAAATATTTAGATTTTGACCACCTAACAGCATAACACAGAAAAGGCAAAATGTACAAAAAACCACTTTCTATAGAATTATTGCAAGGACCCAGTCTACACTGGTAGTAGACCCAGCAAAACAGATCTGAAGTTTCATATACCTGCTCATTGAGACTGAAGTATCACCCAAGAGCATCACTTAAACAAATCTAGAGAAAGGTAACTGTAAAATCTTGTACACAAATTACCACTTTTCCCTTGTCATTTACGAATTACACTGATTTTATTTTCCTCATATAAAAGGAGACATTTTACTCTGTGCTGATTTAACAAATGTTCTAATATATTCATAACAATAAAGCAGCTAAAAAGCTGTTCTAAAATCTAAAAGAATCTTTATCATCTGCACATATGATATATACTGTAAACAATCACTCAAAAAAGTATTTTTGTTAAAGTGATTATATTGCACTCAGAATTCTGGGATTCTCACCCTCCCTTCTCATTTTAAATCAGAGATCAGcttcattttttaataaaatggatATTTAATTTTCTACTGAAAACAAGTAAGCATGCATTCAATATAATACAATGTATTGAAAATATCAGAAAAAGTGATATCAAGTGATTATGAAACTGGAGTAAGGAACAATTGTTAACCAGGCCACACAAGAGTAGTGTATTGTAAACATTCTGCTGGCTCTAAGGTGTTGCAGATGCTGTAGAAAGTGCAGTCTAATTCACCACTCAAGAGGTACAGAGAATCTGTTCAAGTGTTCTGTACTTCAGTGAATTTCCATGCAGCAATGGCACATGTAATAGGCTCACAGAAAGACAGGATAATGGACCACAGGTGATTACTGAGTTAATACTGACCTCACAGAAACAGAGCCAATCATTGTAACTTCATTGCAATCTTTAAATGGAAGTTTGCCAGGTCATTACATTTCCCAACAGAGCAATGAAATTTTCACTCTCGCTGCAAATGAAGTACAGAACTCGATTCCCTACTTGTACTTACATGGACAGCATCCCAGTGGCAGCCTGGGCACCACCCTCAGCCTGAAACATCCCCAAAAGATACATCTCCATCATGCAGAATGTCACCTCGCTTTTGCAAGAATGACTCCCTCCTCCAAGCACTGGCTCAAGAAACACAGGTCatggagaggggggaaaaatacAAATATTCTTACACAGAAAAATAAGTCATCAGCCAGTGAAGAGGCCACACATCTTCAAAATTAAAATGAACGTTGTTTTCTCCACTCAGATCTACATAAGAAAGATTTCTTCATCAAAGCAATTATCTTCAGGTAACATAGTATCTTTGGAATCCCTGAGATACTACAGCTCCATGTAACCAGCTCACAGAAGTGGAGTCACTGACTTAGCACACAGATGAACAAGGTGGAAGCCAATACATAGCACCCTGAGTTGCAAGTGGAACAACAGGAATGAGCAACCCATTCCTAGACAGCCAAGAAATGCAGAAGAATGTGCAGAGGGGCAATTGTGATGTAGATACTGCACAcgggaacagaaaaaaaacctgaagtaTTTCTAAAAGGCCTTTCCCTGTTCTCAGAGCAGAGAAGGAAAAGACAGCAATGAGAGGGAGGGAAGAGCTCTCTGAGAAAGGCCCTGGAGAAACGCAGACTGCTCAATGTACAGTAGAACAGTAATGCAAAAGCACAAGTGGTCTTGTTCCAAATGTGCCCCAAAGGTTAAGCACTCCAGCAGTGACTATGAACTCTCAGTGATCCTGTACTCTGGATTTAAACCAGGAATATAAATAAATTACTTTTCCCCCTGGAACTATTAAAAAATACAAAGAGGAAAATGCAAAGTCACAATCAAATCATAGAATACTCCCCATAGTCAAAAATGAAATACTGGTTTCAGAAACAACAGTCATCTGTTCTGTATCCTTAATAGGGTAAAAAAGAGGTGCTTGTAAAATCTTaagttttaagtattttatttccCAGTATATTGCTAAATAATTTTGCAGTTAAACCAAAAAGTAAGAAATATCAGAGATGAGTATGGAATACTTACAACTAGAAAATGGTTGCTGAACCATCTGAATTTCTATAAAAGCatcaataaaaatgtaaa comes from Melospiza melodia melodia isolate bMelMel2 chromosome 3, bMelMel2.pri, whole genome shotgun sequence and encodes:
- the QPCT gene encoding glutaminyl-peptide cyclotransferase, which translates into the protein MAGVAARLLGALCLAACLPPALGRDAGAQWTQEKYFHQPRILSSDAIQKVVANTDISEMWENDLRPILIERYPGSQGSYVVRQHIKDRLQALKAGWEIEEDTFQRYTPYGYKTFSNVIGTLEPSAKRHLVLACHYDSKFFGQQWQDRVFVGATDSAVPCAMMLELARALDNELQLIKASSTSRPDLSLQLIFFDGEEAFVRWSPSDSLYGSQHLAQKMASTPHPPGSTTTNQLQGIDLFVLLDLIGARNPVFPNYFPNTLRWFQRLQAIEQKLHNMNLLKNHPVPSQYFRSNLHRGLVEDDHVPFLLRGVPVLHLIPSPFPAVWHTMKDTEENLDKATIDNLNKILQVFVLEYLNL